The Azospirillum brasilense genome window below encodes:
- a CDS encoding alpha/beta hydrolase: protein MPQLEILSHRPAGPAKPVPLLFVHGAFCGAWIWDEHFLPWFAEQGWEAHAVSLRGHGASEGRERLNSFGIADYIEDVLTAADACSAPPVLIGHSMGGMVVQRALIRRRFPGAVLMASAPPHGLLESTMRLAWSDPYVFQQMGMLMTFSNGIEAEAVRRAMFSDQVPLEMAKRYEPLMQEESQRVLLDIGGWIPFPLLPARGVAVAVLGAEKDRLIPKDQVEATARAFRTEPVFFPAMGHSMMLEPGWESVAGHIADWVETAVLKKPAPQRRTPDTGVRAAAD, encoded by the coding sequence ATGCCCCAGCTCGAAATTCTCAGCCACCGCCCCGCCGGACCGGCCAAGCCGGTGCCCCTGCTGTTCGTCCATGGCGCCTTCTGCGGCGCCTGGATCTGGGACGAGCATTTCCTGCCCTGGTTCGCCGAACAGGGGTGGGAGGCGCACGCCGTTTCCCTGCGCGGCCACGGCGCCAGCGAGGGGCGGGAGCGATTGAACAGTTTCGGCATCGCCGATTACATCGAGGATGTTCTGACCGCCGCGGACGCCTGCTCCGCCCCGCCGGTGCTGATCGGCCACTCCATGGGCGGCATGGTGGTCCAGCGGGCCCTGATCCGCCGCCGCTTCCCGGGCGCGGTCCTGATGGCCTCCGCCCCGCCGCACGGCCTGCTGGAATCGACGATGCGGCTGGCGTGGAGCGATCCCTACGTGTTCCAACAGATGGGCATGCTGATGACCTTCTCCAACGGCATCGAAGCGGAGGCAGTGCGCCGCGCCATGTTCTCCGACCAGGTGCCGCTGGAGATGGCCAAGCGCTACGAACCGCTGATGCAGGAGGAGTCGCAGCGCGTGCTTCTCGACATCGGCGGCTGGATTCCCTTCCCGCTCCTGCCAGCCCGCGGTGTTGCAGTGGCGGTGCTGGGCGCGGAGAAGGACCGGCTGATTCCCAAGGATCAGGTCGAGGCCACCGCCCGCGCGTTTCGGACGGAGCCGGTCTTCTTCCCCGCGATGGGGCACAGCATGATGCTCGAACCCGGTTGGGAATCGGTTGCCGGCCACATCGCGGACTGGGTGGAGACGGCAGTGCTGAAGAAACCGGCGCCGCAGAGAAGGACTCCGGATACGGGCGTCCGCGCCGCCGCCGACTGA
- a CDS encoding FAD/NAD(P)-binding protein has protein sequence MSARPSKRRIAIIGAGFTGSVLAAHLMRHADEPTSLHLIERTPSVGAGLAYSTPNAAHLLNVRAYNMSAYPDDPRHFLRWLWAQDDGAGAVPPSGHAFVSRARYGAYIQDVLREAVTAAPSHVSLTVSQAEAVDIASDARGTRLRLGNGTSLSVDTAVLCVGNFAPSPPPVSAPEVYASSRYVASPWDWPALATIAPDAPVLILGTGLTMVDTVLSLEDQGHRGPIVALSRRGLLPQTHEETRPFKSFIHPQVMPRTVLDVMIALKADVRRAREAGFDWRSAFDALRPYHHLIWSRLPTEERRRFLRHVRPYWEIHRHRIAPEVAARIAALCANGRLAIRAGRLQTLSLAPNGVEATVRARGAEGTVWTRTVGAIVNATGTECDFSRIGHPLVKALLTRGLARPDPLRLGLDVTVDGALIGEDGRASDRLFALGPISRPPFWEMTAVPELRTQCAQAARHIAELRRSVYPPGEPALLRARAVP, from the coding sequence TTGTCAGCACGCCCTTCGAAACGCCGCATCGCCATCATCGGGGCCGGCTTTACCGGCAGCGTCCTCGCCGCACACCTGATGCGCCACGCCGATGAGCCGACCAGCCTGCACTTGATCGAACGCACGCCCAGCGTCGGCGCCGGGCTTGCTTATTCCACGCCCAACGCCGCCCATCTGTTGAACGTGCGCGCTTACAACATGAGCGCCTATCCGGATGACCCGCGGCATTTCCTGCGCTGGCTGTGGGCGCAGGATGACGGGGCCGGAGCGGTGCCGCCCAGCGGCCATGCCTTCGTCTCGCGCGCCCGCTACGGCGCCTACATCCAGGACGTCCTGCGGGAGGCCGTGACAGCCGCCCCATCCCACGTCTCGCTCACCGTGTCGCAGGCGGAGGCGGTGGACATCGCGTCGGACGCGCGGGGCACCCGGCTGCGGCTGGGCAACGGGACCAGCCTGTCGGTGGACACCGCGGTTCTCTGCGTCGGCAACTTCGCCCCCTCGCCGCCACCGGTTTCGGCGCCGGAAGTCTACGCCTCAAGCCGCTACGTGGCTTCACCTTGGGACTGGCCGGCACTGGCCACGATCGCCCCCGACGCGCCCGTGCTGATCCTGGGAACCGGGCTGACCATGGTGGACACTGTCCTATCCCTGGAGGACCAGGGGCATCGTGGCCCGATTGTCGCCCTGTCGCGCCGTGGCCTGCTGCCCCAGACGCACGAGGAGACGCGGCCCTTCAAGAGTTTCATCCACCCTCAGGTGATGCCGCGCACCGTGCTGGACGTGATGATCGCCCTGAAGGCCGACGTCCGCCGCGCGCGGGAAGCGGGGTTCGACTGGCGGTCGGCCTTCGACGCGCTGCGTCCCTACCATCACCTGATCTGGAGCCGCCTGCCGACGGAGGAGCGGCGGCGCTTCCTGCGCCATGTCCGCCCTTATTGGGAGATCCATCGCCATCGCATCGCGCCCGAGGTGGCGGCCCGCATCGCCGCCCTCTGCGCCAATGGGCGGCTGGCCATCCGCGCCGGCCGCCTGCAGACGCTGAGCCTCGCTCCGAACGGGGTGGAGGCGACCGTCCGTGCCCGTGGGGCGGAGGGAACCGTCTGGACCCGGACGGTGGGGGCCATCGTCAACGCCACCGGCACCGAGTGCGATTTCAGCCGGATCGGCCACCCGCTGGTCAAGGCGCTGCTGACGCGCGGTCTGGCGCGGCCCGACCCGTTGCGGCTGGGATTGGACGTCACCGTGGACGGTGCCCTGATCGGTGAGGACGGTCGGGCATCGGACCGGCTGTTCGCGCTCGGCCCGATCAGTCGCCCGCCCTTCTGGGAGATGACCGCGGTTCCCGAGTTGCGCACCCAGTGCGCCCAGGCCGCCCGGCACATCGCGGAGCTGCGGCGGTCCGTCTATCCTCCGGGAGAGCCGGCGCTGCTGCGCGCGCGGGCGGTGCCTTGA
- a CDS encoding cupin domain-containing protein, whose translation MSDNPTAPVIPPMPPVLDPAAVGAKLGATGYPEPFRAAVAGRLRKRLGNPLGITNFGVNLTRLEPGAASALRHWHTRQDEFVYVLDGELTLVTDAGETILRPGMCAGFPAGKPDGHQLVNRSDEPAAYLEVGDRTAGDEAHYPDEDLRYDSATDLFTHRDGTPW comes from the coding sequence TTGTCAGACAACCCCACCGCCCCCGTCATTCCCCCAATGCCTCCGGTGCTCGACCCCGCCGCCGTCGGGGCGAAGCTCGGCGCCACCGGCTACCCGGAGCCGTTCCGTGCCGCGGTCGCCGGGCGCCTGCGCAAGCGGCTGGGCAACCCGCTGGGGATCACCAACTTCGGCGTGAACCTGACCCGGCTGGAGCCGGGCGCCGCCTCCGCCCTACGGCACTGGCACACCCGCCAGGACGAGTTCGTCTATGTGCTGGACGGCGAGCTGACCCTGGTCACCGACGCCGGCGAGACGATCCTGCGCCCCGGCATGTGTGCCGGCTTCCCGGCCGGAAAGCCCGACGGGCACCAGCTCGTCAACCGCTCCGACGAGCCGGCGGCCTACCTGGAGGTCGGCGACCGCACCGCCGGGGACGAGGCGCATTACCCGGACGAGGACCTGCGCTACGACAGCGCGACGGATCTCTTCACGCACCGCGACGGTACCCCTTGGTGA
- a CDS encoding dienelactone hydrolase family protein, with amino-acid sequence METTLYIPPLGLAGQFGAPAGFAAAVIFAHGTSSGRTSPRNVRVAARLRDAGFATLLMDLQTEEEKADPANQFDVHRQSERLLLAVRHLRATTAVERKPIGFFGAGSGAASALIAAGRAAEHDGIGAVVCRGGRPDLAGEWLNAVAAPTLLMVGGKDAPALDLNNDALARLHCVKALEIVPGAGRLFEETGKLDQVADSARSWFTTHLLKAANG; translated from the coding sequence ATGGAGACGACGCTGTACATTCCACCGCTCGGCCTTGCGGGACAATTCGGAGCACCCGCCGGCTTCGCGGCTGCGGTGATCTTCGCCCACGGCACCTCCAGCGGACGGACGAGCCCGCGCAACGTCCGCGTCGCCGCGCGTTTGCGGGACGCGGGATTTGCGACGCTGCTGATGGATCTGCAGACGGAGGAGGAGAAGGCCGACCCGGCCAACCAGTTCGACGTCCACCGCCAGTCCGAGCGCCTGCTGCTGGCCGTCCGCCACCTGCGCGCGACCACCGCGGTGGAGCGCAAGCCCATCGGCTTCTTCGGCGCCGGGTCCGGGGCGGCGTCGGCGCTGATCGCGGCAGGGCGCGCCGCGGAGCATGACGGCATCGGCGCCGTGGTCTGCCGCGGCGGGCGCCCCGATCTCGCGGGGGAGTGGCTGAACGCCGTCGCCGCCCCCACCCTGTTGATGGTCGGCGGCAAGGACGCGCCGGCGCTGGACCTCAACAACGACGCGCTTGCCCGGCTTCACTGCGTCAAGGCGCTGGAGATCGTGCCGGGGGCCGGCCGTCTGTTCGAAGAAACCGGAAAACTGGATCAGGTGGCCGATTCCGCGCGCTCCTGGTTCACCACCCATCTGCTCAAGGCTGCCAACGGCTGA